GAATCAAGTTTCTGGTTCCTTGCGATAAGCTGTGCCCTGTAGCGAATGCTGTCAATTTTGGCATCAATGGCTCCCATTGAAGGTTCAATAACCATTGGCACGCCTTGTCCGGATTCTTCTTCTGCCATTTTACTTACCTCCCGAACAATATAAGTCCCAGAAGTGAAAGGGTAATCACAAGTCCTACCATCACTCCTTCGATCTTACCCGCGTGGATACCTGCGTGGAATTTGTTCAGGTTTCCAATATTGACCATTTCCCTCTCGATGTCAAGAATCCTGTTCCTGATAGTTGCGAGTTCGGATGCCATTGGTTTGAGACCGCCAGCTTCTACTTCTTCCTCGCCTTCTTCACCTACTTCAAGAACCATGGCATCGGCGTCAAAAGCACCGGGATCTTTGGCAGCTGCTTCTTTAATCTTAGCAGTAATCTGCCCCATGTCTTCAGTACCGATGAGGTCAATGCACTCGATCTGTTCCTGGTATCGCTTTACAGCATCATCTGTAAGGTTTTCCACATAAGGAATAGCACCACTTGCGCCTACAATACGGTTTTCACTGATACCGTTCTTGTGAAGCATAAGGAATGCTTCTCCGGTAATGTGGCCCTTTACTTCTGAACCTGTTACTAACAGGAATCTGATATTCGGGTTTGAAATGATGTGGGCTACTACCTTCTCGAGACCGAGGTTTTCTGTTTTACAGGGACCTGTAATACATGCTCCGGCATCAAGCTGGGGTGTTCCGTCAAGGTGTGATCCAAGTGTAATAACTGCAACACAGTTTTCTGGATTTCCTACTTCATATTCACCTTTCAGGATTGGCCATCCTTCTGCAGGCTCTCTTTTGTCAACCATAATATCACAATCCTATTGAAATCAGGCTCATCATGTAGAGAACCAATGCCATTATTCCGGCAACCACAAGCCCGGCAATTATTCCGTAGAATGAATTTCCGTAGATACCTGCTTTGTATGAAGAGCTCTCCCTTCCATCGAAAGAGTTAAGCAGTACCCTGTCAGGGGCAAGTGAGTTTACCAAATCATCGGCAATTTTGTCTAATTCATCGATTCTTTCCATCACCGGGTCCATGGAATAGCTGATAACATCTTCGCGCTCTTCAGCTACAAGTCCGCCAATAGGATCCATGACCAGATGTGTTTCAGGGGCAACATGTACCATACTCATTCTGATCCCTCCTCATCGGCAGGCAAGAGGCCGACTCCAGTGACTTCGTATGCGTCCCTGTCGACATATTTCCTGTACTGCTCGAATGCAATGTACCAGATGAACAGTCCAATCAGGATGGTAGGTGTTGCTGCTGCACCATCAGTTGTGGTAGCTACAATACCTGCTATTATCATTGCGATAGCTCCCTTTTCAACTCCTGTCATAAGGGTCCTGTCCTGTTTTTCATCAGGTCCGAGGTTTGCGTTGAATGGGTGCAGGATAGCAAGACCGCCAGCAATGAAAATCACTGCTATGTATCCGGTTGCAACAACATTGTTAAGGACTGCGTCAAACAGGAAAGTCCCTGTCATGGCTGCGCTGAGTCCGAGAATTGCAAGACATCCTGCGCTGGCAATCTCTGTCATGGACTGTTCCATGATTGGGATTCCCATTCCGATCACACGGTTTGCGAGTGCTCCGATTACAAGGCCGATGATTGCTGCACTTAACAGGGCTATTACAGGGCCGGCAATGCCGCCGACTGCAAGGCCAAACATGCTGGCTACGACACCCATACCAAGTGCTAGCATACCAATGGATGGTACTCCGGTACCAAGACCGTAACTGGCTACACGTCTTACTGCTGCTCCACCCCATACGATTGCGCAGATTGCAGCAAGTCCTCCTACGAAGGAGAATGCAGTGCTGACATATGCTACAAGATAATGGGATAGGTAAACACCCACTAATCCGGCGATTACGCCGAATGCAATAAGTTTATTCTGGGGAATTGCCTCTGCGGCTCCTCCTCCACTTCCGCCTGCAGACATCTTATAGTCCTCCTATGGCGAGTACACCAACAATTGAGCACATGAATGTGACAATAAGTGATGCGATTACGGCCTTTGGCCATCTCTTGAATTTAGGATCGTGGAAACCTTCAATGGTACCACCAATGTTATAGGATGGAATTACCGCGTTCACGAAGAAGATACCTACTGCAAAGATACTTGCCAGGCCAATCAGGTTAGTTGCTGAAAGGCCGGTGGTGACGTTAACAAGAGAATAGTAAATCATTGCACCGCCAAGACCTCCGAGGCCTCCACCGATCACACCGCTTACGAAAGAAACGGTTGGTATTCCATGTCCTTCTGTTCCTTGTGATACGTAAATGTCCTGCCTGTACTTGGTTATTGGGTCATAGTCGACTTTTGCAGAGGCAGGGGGTACTCCTACGCCATAAACGTATACCCAGGCACCTACAATCATTGTAACAGAAATCATGATCATTGCTCCCACTGCACCAGATGCAAGGATGAGTGGAAGGCTGTCAGTTGCATTGAGCATTGCACCGGCTGTAACCAATCCGGTCAAACCTGCTCCGGCAGCGAGCTGCACGGTTCCGGTTCCGATACCAGTTGCCTGTGCCATAGCTGCAGGTGCACCGCCTACAGGCACGAAGTGAACACTCCATGAAATCAGTACGCCACCAAGAGTAATCAAGGCGACAAACATGATGTTGTCAATAAGAATTCCGGCTATGTCGATCATGCTTCCACCTCATCTTCCTTGTATGGTCCGTAGGCGTTGCGTGCTGATACTTCAATTCTCCAGTTCCAGATAACAAGAGCAAGTACAATTACGGCGCCTGCAATAACAGAAAGCCATCCTGCAGTTATTCCTTTTGAAGGATCGAAAACAGTTGTAATCCAGCCGCTCAGGAATACTGTCATACCAAAGGCGATACCTGTTACAGGTCCACCGAATTTGGCACAGAACCATGAGTTGTCAATACCATTCCTTAAACCGGATTCTGCCTTACGGACAATGTTACCGGAGTTTGCGGCATTGAGACCTGATCCGAATTCTACGTTTTGGAATTCACGCTCGGCACCGTAGTGGACGTCACCGGTTGAAGAACCGATTGCACCAACAGTGATTCCCCAGATAAATGCCAGAAGTGGCAGAGAGAAGGGGTGACCGAGTACTGTGGTCATAAGATAGGATACGACAAGAATACAGAATGTAGTAATATATGCAAATCCCATCATTACCGGGACATGGGAGCGTATTATGTCCAGGTATATTGGTTGTCTGAAACGTTTCTGACTTGCACTTCTTCCCATATACGCAGATGTACAGTATGTTCCGTGAATGAGTGCGGCAACTAGTGCTCCTATAGCAATTGCAAATACTACAGAAAGACTGAATGCGCTCATAAGCACGGCGGCAATTGTACCACCAACAGCGCCTAACATTGCGTTAGAGGGAGGCTCACCAGAAATAGCTTTGTTGAAAATCCTATGAGGGTAATTCATTTGGGGTGCTAGCTGGACCTGTGAGTTAGGGTTACTTTGGGACCCTACGTCAGACTCAAGATCTTCAGATGCGCCAGCGATAGTTGCTGCAGCTCCTATGATTGCAAGCACACCCATACCCATGAGTGGTTCCATTCGCTTTTCTCCTCCTTTGTTTAGTTCACTTAGCTCCTTGTATTATAATAAAGAGCAATTCCTGGAGAGTCATGTTCTCCAGTTTATGAATATAAGATTACCTAATACAGGGATGCATGGGATTATATTATATAATTCATAAAGCTTTCGGAAATTCATTACAAAAGAGCATGTCCTCAGGCTGCCCTGAGGATGTAAATATCAGGTCTGGGTTGCTTCCCTTCGCTACGGCCAAACTCCTGATAGCAGCGATCACAAAGCATTCGTATGTTCAGGGATGCAAT
The DNA window shown above is from Methanohalophilus levihalophilus and carries:
- a CDS encoding tetrahydromethanopterin S-methyltransferase subunit F, with product MAEEESGQGVPMVIEPSMGAIDAKIDSIRYRAQLIARNQKLDSGVSATGVIGFAAGFIFAILMVLVLPLLVWGVM
- the mtrA gene encoding tetrahydromethanopterin S-methyltransferase subunit A, which gives rise to MVDKREPAEGWPILKGEYEVGNPENCVAVITLGSHLDGTPQLDAGACITGPCKTENLGLEKVVAHIISNPNIRFLLVTGSEVKGHITGEAFLMLHKNGISENRIVGASGAIPYVENLTDDAVKRYQEQIECIDLIGTEDMGQITAKIKEAAAKDPGAFDADAMVLEVGEEGEEEVEAGGLKPMASELATIRNRILDIEREMVNIGNLNKFHAGIHAGKIEGVMVGLVITLSLLGLILFGR
- a CDS encoding tetrahydromethanopterin S-methyltransferase subunit B gives rise to the protein MSMVHVAPETHLVMDPIGGLVAEEREDVISYSMDPVMERIDELDKIADDLVNSLAPDRVLLNSFDGRESSSYKAGIYGNSFYGIIAGLVVAGIMALVLYMMSLISIGL
- the mtrC gene encoding tetrahydromethanopterin S-methyltransferase subunit MtrC — translated: MSAGGSGGGAAEAIPQNKLIAFGVIAGLVGVYLSHYLVAYVSTAFSFVGGLAAICAIVWGGAAVRRVASYGLGTGVPSIGMLALGMGVVASMFGLAVGGIAGPVIALLSAAIIGLVIGALANRVIGMGIPIMEQSMTEIASAGCLAILGLSAAMTGTFLFDAVLNNVVATGYIAVIFIAGGLAILHPFNANLGPDEKQDRTLMTGVEKGAIAMIIAGIVATTTDGAAATPTILIGLFIWYIAFEQYRKYVDRDAYEVTGVGLLPADEEGSE
- the mtrD gene encoding tetrahydromethanopterin S-methyltransferase subunit D — protein: MIDIAGILIDNIMFVALITLGGVLISWSVHFVPVGGAPAAMAQATGIGTGTVQLAAGAGLTGLVTAGAMLNATDSLPLILASGAVGAMIMISVTMIVGAWVYVYGVGVPPASAKVDYDPITKYRQDIYVSQGTEGHGIPTVSFVSGVIGGGLGGLGGAMIYYSLVNVTTGLSATNLIGLASIFAVGIFFVNAVIPSYNIGGTIEGFHDPKFKRWPKAVIASLIVTFMCSIVGVLAIGGL
- the mtrE gene encoding tetrahydromethanopterin S-methyltransferase subunit E, with translation MEPLMGMGVLAIIGAAATIAGASEDLESDVGSQSNPNSQVQLAPQMNYPHRIFNKAISGEPPSNAMLGAVGGTIAAVLMSAFSLSVVFAIAIGALVAALIHGTYCTSAYMGRSASQKRFRQPIYLDIIRSHVPVMMGFAYITTFCILVVSYLMTTVLGHPFSLPLLAFIWGITVGAIGSSTGDVHYGAEREFQNVEFGSGLNAANSGNIVRKAESGLRNGIDNSWFCAKFGGPVTGIAFGMTVFLSGWITTVFDPSKGITAGWLSVIAGAVIVLALVIWNWRIEVSARNAYGPYKEDEVEA